Genomic DNA from Gossypium hirsutum isolate 1008001.06 chromosome A01, Gossypium_hirsutum_v2.1, whole genome shotgun sequence:
gaagttactcgttctcttctatttaccactaatgttcctaaatatttgtgggggaagccttattaactgccacatatttaatcaacggatgcctagtaaggttttaaaatttcaaacgcctcaatctatatttttgcaacactttcctcattttaagcctatctcctccattctgccacttaaaatttttggctgcactgtttttatccaaaatattgctcctaataagtccaagttagatcctaagtctttaaaatgtgtattggttgggtATTCTTCACTTAAGAAGGGTTATAAATGCTATCATCCTCCTTCTAAACGATTTTTCACCACTATGGATATAACATTTTATGAGCAGGATTCCTATTTCACTCAGGCTGAAATTCAGGGGGAAACATGGAGTGATTTTCAGCCACAACAGGTATCTCCTTCTAATCTTCATTCTCAACCTTCAGAATTGCCATCTTGTTCGCCATTACCTGCAGATCTGTCACCTGTGAATGCTCCCATTGATTCTCCTGTAGTACCTATGACTAATTCACCTACACCCACTTTAAACACTCTTCCTGAAAATACACCTACTCAAATTGACAGTCTTCAAAAAACACCATCACCCAAACAGCTTCGTGTCTACACAAGAAAAAGAAGACATATCCCTGAGACTGTTTTGCAATCTGATTCTTGCCGAGAATTGGATTTGGGTCCAGCTGCCGAAATGGAAGAAGAAATCAGTAAGTCCACTACTCTAGATGACTTTCCTATTGCTATTAGAAAAGGGGTTAGACAGTGCACCAAGCATCCTATTGAAAAATTTACTGGTTATAATTCATTGATGTCGTCTTTTCAAGCATTTACAGCAACTTTGGATAAAGAACAGGTTCCCACAAGCATAGCTGAAGCTCTAAAGGATCCAAAATGGAGAAGGGCTGTTGAAGAGGAAATTTGTGCACTAGAGAAAAATGCTACTTGGACCATTACAGACCTTCCTCAAGGAAAAAAGGCTGTCGGCTGTAAATGGATCTTTGCTGTAAAGTATAACTCCAATGGCAGTATccaacgatacaaagctagactagtggccagaggtttcacgcaaacatatgggatagacttcacagaaacttttgcacctgtggcaaagcttaacactattcgagtactcctaagtttggctgtaaattgcgattggaaattacaccaacttgatgtaaaaaaCGCATTTCTTAATGGCAAGCTTGAGGAAGAAGTCTATATGCAATTGCCACCTGGCTCAAAGTCTATTGAAGGTAGCAACAAGGTTTGCAAGCTCAACAAGTCTCTATACGGGTTAAAACAATCACCCAGAGCTTGGTTCGAGAGGTTCACTAAAGTCATTCTTCAAAATGGCTACAAGCAGTCCCTTGCCGATCATACGCTTTTCATCAAGGTAACTTCTACAAATAAGAAAGCTATCCTAattgtgtatgtggatgacatcattcttactggagatgatgaggaagagattagcaatttgaagaagttgttaaacagggaattcgaaaccaaggacttgggaaagctaaggtatttcctaggaatggaggtggcaagatcaaaagaaggacttgtgatcaaccagagaaagtatgtacttgatttactcaaagaaactggttttcttggctgtaagccggctgatacaccaatggaggcaaacttgagattcaataaagaagatgagtccttagtagacagagagaaatttcaaaggttagttgggaaactaatctacttatccttgacaaggccagatatagcttttcccgtaaatgtgataagtcaacACATGACTAATCCTACTGAAGAGCATATAGCAGCagcaaatagaattctcaagtacttgaagaaaactccaggacatggcttaatgtttaagaagacacaagacagaactgttaagatttttacagactctagttgggctggagatctcactgaaagaagatccactagtgggtactgcacttttgtttggggtaaccttacaacttggagaagtaagaaacaatctgttgtttcaagaagtagtgctgaagctgaatttagagcactagctttggggatatgcgaagaaatttggctacttaaattactaaaagaaCTTGGCACAAATCAGGAGGATCACTTTGAAGTTTTGTGTGATAATCAATCTGCCATTCAGATTGCCAAGAACCCAATTCAACATGACCGAACAAAGCATGTTGAAATTGATAGGCATTTTATTGCTGATCAAGTCAACAAAAAGACAGCCACTCTTTCTTACATTCCTTCAGAAGGACAGATTGCAGACATTCTTACCAAGGCTTTGCCAAAACCTGTGTTCAATAAATTCCTATTCAAGCTGGGATTATACAATGTATAttctccagcttgagggggagtgtaggaatattctgtaaatattttaggaatattttgtagatatttttttattaaaatcccttattttaagggatcatatctcctatttagtatctttcctaacttagagtttcctaaagtagtgtcataggttgtatataaaaactctgatttatgttctatttagtatcaaatactctgatttctacaaAATTCAAATGTCTGTTTGCCTTTTAATTTTCCTTCCAGAGTCAGAACATATTTCTGTATGTAATTTGGCAACAAAGAAGTAAAGAAACAAATATCTGTATTTTCTGAGAATTACAGAATTGGAATTTTAATAACTTGGCAACTTTTTGGCACAAAACTCTTCTAACTTTCTTCATTAGTGCAACTAAGAAAGGAGAGTCCCAATAGGGACAAAGCAAAGAGCACCTAAACACTTACCATCTGATTTTGAAGAACAATATCAAGATAAGCATCTACAACCTTCAGGTACTCATCAAGCCCATATTCAGAAACCACCTTACATTGCATTTTatgttaaaacataaaaacaccaaaaaaataaacataatcaGTACTAAAGCTTAAGAAAAAATCTACATAACAAAACTTAAGACTAGTTTATGAAAACAAAGATACAAGAATGGTAATTTTCATCATGGAATTCAAACTTTGTGCGAGTAAACAGAAAGGTGCATACCTGAATAACTTCATTGACAACAGCCTCAACACTGCCAATTTGAGATATCTGTTCAGACAGCCTGAGTCCAACCAACCTATAATTCAAACACTGCTCCaagaaaaaagaatataaataaatattcaacAAGTAAACATctaaaaaagataataattaaaaaaagaaagagaaaagagaggagaatgGAAACAAAGAGATCTATCTGCTCTAAACGAATAAAAAGGCACATGGCCTAGGTCTCTTCACCAAATGAAAGTTACCTGATCATAGGAGTTATCATTGCTGCACTTAATAAGATGAAGGATATCCACAGCATGAAAGCTAACAATGTCAATAGGAAGTTGCTTCAGTAAATGATGAAGTACAATTGAGACACATGGGGAACCACCAAACAATTCCTCCTGACTTCTCCCTAGTCCAAGCTCAACAAGTACTTTCCCTGCCCTCCTCTTTCAAAAGATAATGGAAACATTGTAATCTCAGTGTATTACAAAGAAAAATTGATCATGGAATAGCGCTAACTCAGAACATTGTCACAAAGCAATGGCAACAAAGCAATCAAAGAATCCCTAGACAAGTTAAAAAATTACAGAAACAGCAATCCAATGCTCTGCTTAAGTTTTGACTTGTACCAGTTCAGACCACTTCTATTAGATACAAACAGCACTTCATTGTTGTGGAAATATTATTGACGAATATGGAACTTAGATATGCAGATGCTTTCAGAAAAGTTATAAGGGCATTACTGACCTGAGATGCATCATTTAATATGCATTTCATAATAAACTCAACAGATGGTTCCATCAGACTGACAAGTGACCTCTTACTGCCAGCGAAACATCCATGTGCAGATTCCTTTGTTGATGATATCCGTGTAAATATGCGTGTGATGTCATTAAGACATGTAATTAGATATCCTGCAACAACAGTATCAAACAAGTTGTGCCAACTAATAAATAGAAACTGTACAGGAAGCAAAAGCAAGTTGAGCCAATCCATACTATTTCCTAGGTCAGATTAACATAAGCTGGCAATTTTAGAATCAATGCGTCAAATATGCATGCACAAAGTGATGATTTATAACATTGGCATAaagttgtataaaaaaaatacaaaagcaCCTGTATCATGTGAGGGCAACTTCTGTGCACGATGGGCAATATACAGGCGACAATAGGCAGATGCTAACGGATCTCCTATCCCTCTAGTCATCATGACCAAGCGCTGAAGAGACTCCACTGGTTGCTCAATCAGAAAACGCCAACAAGGGAAGATAGCCAGCTCCAAATAACTGAAATACAATACCAAAGTGCCATGTGGTAAAAAACCTTGTTTACAAgcaagaaagaaataaagaagcaAGGGTAACTTCAATTACTgtacaaaagaaaaggaaaaggttaaaagaaaatataaaatagcAACGGCAAGCAAATAAAACTAAGCAAATATGAGAAGTACGATATTGCATCAACAGCATCACCTAGAAATACTAAgcctaaaaggaaaaaaaaaataatatgaaatgatcCTCACATTCGTGGAAGAAGTTCTCGAATGGAGCCAACCTTGCAAAACCAGTTATAGCAAGTTTCCTTGGCATCAATAGGAACATCACTTGTTCTAAAATTCTCTGCTATAAAACCAGAAAAGGTTTCAAAAAATCAATCCAGTTACTACATTAAGAAAACACCAAAAATCTACGGCAAATCTAGGTTTAAACCCAACAGTCAACCAAACAGATGAAAACTGAAAGTAAGAGTGTAAGCACTAAAGAAATTCTATGGCGCTTTCTtctctaatttaattttattaagaaGTAAAAACACCATCCAATAGGTTCTTGGTGAAGCGGACACCGAATAGCAACTAAGAAAGATTACAAGAATGTTCAAACAGATTAACGGTATATAAACCTCTCAAGGAGCAAAGTCTGGCTCCATCTTCAGCAAATTCAGCTTTCTGCCTAATGCGTTCCCATACCATGTCCCCAAGCATGTTCAGTACATCCGTAACTAGGACAAACAATGTTGGATAAAAATTTGAAACTGATGTATCCATTAGAAGCCTTGCAACCTGCAAAATGgagaatttaattaattgaaagcCATAGTTCCATGAATCCATATGCAagcaaaataaaagaatatataccCCAAACTCAAATTTTCACATCAGATTGATATTAGTTGCTAAGTAAATCAACTTCATAAAGACAAAAAAGTGCATAACATTATTTAACtatttcatataaatgaacaagaGTAATCAAATCCCCTCATCACCTACATGAAAGTGTTAAAGCTTGGTTTATTAAGTTGATTATATTCAGAATTTAAGACTCTCATATGATTAAACATCAATATAACTAATTGTATGAGCTTAGCCAACCATGCAGACATTCGGTCCTTTCTAGACCTGTATTTTATTACCTATTAGATGGagctaaaaagttaaaattaggGAATTTTTCACCTTTATAGATAACTTCAAAGATTTTACACGATCTTCACTGTGCCAACCAcgatttatttcatctttcagtTCATGTAATCGTGATACATATTCCTGCTGAGTGATAACCTTGGTATCCGTCTCTGAAAATTTTTGTGGATCATCCAGTTCTTCCAGATGTGTGCTACTTGAAGATTTCTCATGTGCTACAAATTAGTCTCATGAAATAGCTACAATCAGAACATAGCTCAAGTAAATGGAAAATAAACAATTACAGCACCAAGCTGACTACTAAAGCCTAAAGGTACATAACTAAACtaataacaaaaacaaattaaaaggaatAGAAACTTTATACCTTTTCCACTTCTCACTATTGTATTGGACATCTGTGAGAAGAAGAATGTCTCAACGTCATcaccaacaaaaagaaaaagaaacagaaagtGGTATAGTTTCAAAATCTAATTACTAGGTGGCACATGAAAGAGAAACATATCAGAAACACCAAATATTCTCTACAAACCTCATACAGAAGCCAACAGATATTCCCCCATCTCACATTGGAGTTCAAAAGCTCCACAACCAAGATCATATGCTTGTCACATGTCAATTTAACTATAAACAAGAATTTTAATACTGAATTATGACCATCTTGATCTTATATACTAGCTATGGAGCTTAAACTCCACGAGCAGGTTATATGCTTGAGTGACACCAAAAGAGCTGCTTAAATAGACAAGTCACAAACATATACTCGCTTCTGCCGATTTTAAATTCCACCACAGCATAAAAATCCATCAAATCATTAAGTTGCCATAATTACACAAATTTACACGTTGCAAGTATTTAGTGATCCAAATTTTAACATAATGCCGCCATAACTAAACCTAAGGTcttaaattatcaaattagaaATATGAATTCGCAAATAAAATCAATTTGCTTACAGAAGAAACTGAAATCATTTTGGAAACAGGAAATCTCTGCATTAAGAATCTCTTAAAAGAGGTCCACTCCTTTGTTTGAACTGGGAAAGAATCGTCGTTTCCATTAGAACTACTCTCAAAATCGTGTCCGTCGACAGTTTCAACCGATGCATTAGAATCAGGTGCTCTAAGCGGATCAAAGAACTCCTCGTTGTTTCTATTTTCCTCGTTATCATCAACCTAAAATCATGGATTcttaaaatacaattaaataacTCAAGAAGTGCTAGAGGTTTTATTATAATCCGAAATACAAGAAAAAACGAAAACGAAAATTAAGTAGAGAATTTGAACCTGGCGGAGGATTGACTGAGGAGAGGAGGAAGAGAAAGGGTGGATATCGGCGCGTGATCGAGGAAGCGAGTGGGACTGCTCTTCTGCGACGTAGTTTCGAGGTCTGAACTCCATTGAAATACTTGCTCTCTCAGCAGAGCTAAGCTAAGCTTAGAGAACAACGagatcaatttcttttcttttctctctttctctatcTTTTTATGAGACGCTAGGACATCAAATTCGGTTTCAGAGTTTTCGAACCACTTGAAACGCATCGTTCTATATCCTTCCTGGGAATTTTAATGGGAGGCATTTAAAAgtgtttttttggaaaaaaaaaattattaaaagataaagtaaaaatttttagtttttctcaaaagtattttttaatttaagaatatttttaaaaaatatttttaaactaattcttaatatttatgagttttttGAATGGGCCGTTCTGtacattttaaatttcaataatattaataattaattttttatttcatgcgATACACAAATTTAAGGATATCTATTAATTAGAAATCGCGCAAGTATAAATTTAtctattaattgaattatattatataatttgttcaaattttgtgtcaattactttaatatttcaatattactctaattatgaaattaatacataaaagtataaataaataaaatttaagtatttgatgagacattttcatataattattttagaCTATATCTTATTTACATTTGCATGGTTTCctgatattttttatatgttttaaacttatttttgtgatttgaatttttttgtttatattgtaaatattgtttatttttagtgtttttcatgcatttagtttcaataaaatatttcatgTGGAATTTGTAGGTAAAATAAGTTCGGGAAGAAGATGTCAATACATAGAACCATGAGATGAGATTAAATGCACTAAGCCTAAAGTTGATCCAAGATGATGAGTGAAAGTCCAAAGCTCAAAgattaaaaatttgtaatttgaaCTCATTTAGAACTTTTAGTGGGAACACTTCTTAGTGTTTCGATTTAGGTGTACCTTATATTGGCGGAAAGTGATTTGAAGATCTATTCAAATATTGGAACACCAACACCAAAATGTATCAGGAAAAGATCCAAAAGTAAAGATAAAGTTACAAGTTTCACATTGATGGACAGTTTTGATGTATTTTCGTGCT
This window encodes:
- the LOC107917809 gene encoding VPS35 endosomal protein-sorting factor-like isoform X2; this encodes MEFRPRNYVAEEQSHSLPRSRADIHPFSSSSPQSILRQVDDNEENRNNEEFFDPLRAPDSNASVETVDGHDFESSSNGNDDSFPVQTKEWTSFKRFLMQRFPVSKMISVSSTFFFSQMSNTIVRSGKAHEKSSSSTHLEELDDPQKFSETDTKVITQQEYVSRLHELKDEINRGWHSEDRVKSLKLSIKVARLLMDTSVSNFYPTLFVLVTDVLNMLGDMVWERIRQKAEFAEDGARLCSLRENFRTSDVPIDAKETCYNWFCKVGSIRELLPRIYLELAIFPCWRFLIEQPVESLQRLVMMTRGIGDPLASAYCRLYIAHRAQKLPSHDTGYLITCLNDITRIFTRISSTKESAHGCFAGSKRSLVSLMEPSVEFIMKCILNDASQRRAGKVLVELGLGRSQEELFGGSPCVSIVLHHLLKQLPIDIVSFHAVDILHLIKCSNDNSYDQCLNYRLVGLRLSEQISQIGSVEAVVNEVIQKMQCKVVSEYGLDEYLKVVDAYLDIVLQNQMDGHLKTILEGISKLASDKVLAEDELASLQSILVKLLSHFKDLEHVFSLNHFLQILDTMHGNSRGIVNMHILDMATRNGYVHDPTTIQLLFEISQALHSDTDLVNMKNDDNQQQARLISRFVRMVDHGVEYERHLAFLMECRGALGSIVELKEILVHSSNCLATKALKDGKKHTAFVKTCMAFSEITIPSIPGHIKQLNLYLGTAEVALLGGLVSHSDGLIDSAINCLQSSDWMEGSRTLDSDGMLSSIRKLCSLLIMVPGNPEVGILHIPKSILLIIHSRSWSPRLKARILCAIISLSATLSQERLPYHADHTEIMGNDLLFFGDSSYVCELLSLTESVLQNLVDVIEQEPSRAARGSLSLEACNCIASSFKINEHVFSVCSKLIETAKLCLNAKDKYLTSTISFLDKNLPAAAVSSSIAI
- the LOC107917809 gene encoding VPS35 endosomal protein-sorting factor-like isoform X9, which encodes MEFRPRNYVAEEQSHSLPRSRADIHPFSSSSPQSILRQVDDNEENRNNEEFFDPLRAPDSNASVETVDGHDFESSSNGNDDSFPVQTKEWTSFKRFLMQRFPVSKMISVSSTFFFSQMSNTIVRSGKAHEKSSSSTHLEELDDPQKFSETDTKVITQQEYVSRLHELKDEINRGWHSEDRVKSLKLSIKVARLLMDTSVSNFYPTLFVLVTDVLNMLGDMVWERIRQKAEFAEDGARLCSLRAENFRTSDVPIDAKETCYNWFCKVGSIRELLPRIYLELAIFPCWRFLIEQPVESLQRLVMMTRGIGDPLASAYCRLYIAHRAQKLPSHDTGYLITCLNDITRIFTRISSTKESAHGCFAGSKRSLVSLMEPSVEFIMKCILNDASQRRAGKVLVELGLGRSQEELFGGSPCVSIVLHHLLKQLPIDIVSFHAVDILHLIKCSNDNSYDQCLNYRLVGLRLSEQISQIGSVEAVVNEVIQKMQCKVVSEYGLDEYLKVVDAYLDIVLQNQMDGHLKTILEGISKLASDKVLAEDELASLQSILVKLLSHFKDLEHVFSLNHFLQILDTMHGNSRGIVNMHILDMATRNGYVHDPTTIQLLFEISQALHSDTDLVNMKNDDNQQQARLISRFVRMVDHGVEYERHLAFLMECRGALGSIVELKEILVHSSNCLATKALKDGKKHTAFVKTCMAFSEITIPSIPGHIKQLNLYLGTAEVALLGGLVSHSDGLIDSAINCLQSSDWMEEKQKK